The genomic region CGCTGTCGGAATCGTGCTGGCTTTCGACGCCCGGCGACCCGTCCGTCATGGTGACGCATTCGATTGCCGGCCCGCCCGCCATGCGCAGCGGCGCCAGGCTCGCCGCCACTGCTTGGGAGGGGTGTTCGTGGAGGAACGCGACATGAACCGGCCAGCCGTGGCCGCATAACTTAAACCAAGCGGCCTCCGGCAATCCCGCGCGGTTCAGATACTTGTTTTTCGACCCGGTCCCTTATGCTAAATTTCTGGTCATTGATATGCGTCGCCTTACAACTGCAAGGGTCTCGATAGCATGGTTGGTAAAAAGGTAGCCCCGAATCCAACAAATGATGCATCGACGAGGTTTGCCGACGCGGATATCCCCATGGACGCCGACAGGTTTATGCGGGTAATCATTCGGGATTTGTCGGGAACGCTGCAGGACACCATCGGTCTTGAAGACGCCAAGGGCTTCATCTCGGTGGTCGGCGCGCGCATCGGCGACCAGTTCGATGCACTATACCGGGCGGCGCTTAAGCAGGCCTTTCTAGGGCGCGCCGAAGTTGCCCTGGCGTTGGTCGATCTGAAGCGCCGTATCGGCGGAGACTTTTTCATCATCGAGGAGAGCGATGAAAAGATTGTGCTCGGAAACCGTGTC from Alphaproteobacteria bacterium harbors:
- a CDS encoding methanogen output domain 1-containing protein is translated as MDADRFMRVIIRDLSGTLQDTIGLEDAKGFISVVGARIGDQFDALYRAALKQAFLGRAEVALALVDLKRRIGGDFFIIEESDEKIVLGNRVCPFGTYVEGRPALCMMTSNVFGRIAAENLGYAKVNVEEAIANGHKGCRVVVYLNRHGEAAEALGREYYSVEARQ